The Candidatus Poribacteria bacterium nucleotide sequence GATATTCTTGATAGAATTTTCTCACAGTTCTGTGTCGGAAAGTGATGTTTACGAAAAGGGAACTTTTATCGGGGTGAGGTGTGTCTATTTCTACGTGTAAGCGGGAGGCACATTCTCACAAAGGAGTGATTATGTTAGCCGCAAAACAACAGTGGTGCCCGCGCTGCAAAAGGCACGTCCAAACAGAACAGAAGCGGTCCAGTATTGGCAGACAGAAAGAACTCGTCAGAATTATCATTACCTGTTTCAAGTGTCGTACAACGCTATCGAGCAAAACAACCAGCGCAGCTGCGCTTGAGCAGAACGAAGAAATTTCACCGGAAGAATAACACGCGTCCCAATACGGGTAGGCGCAGTTTTGCGGCGCACTCGCTTATAAGCGATCTGCATTCCTAAACCTGCCTACTGACAACTGCGTACTGATAACTGAAAACTAATAACCAATAAAGGAGAAAACTCATGTTTAATTCCGTTGTTCGCCGTATCTCACTCGGCGTTTTATTGCTGATGATAGGTACAATGCCAGCACTCCTCGCGAGCGGAGAGATCAGTTGGGAAAAATCGCTTGAGGACGGTATAAAAGAAGCCGAGAAGACCGGCAAACCCATTATGCTCGATTTCTATACTGATACATGAGGGTTCTGTGATCGGCTGGATGCCGAAACATTTACGGATGATCGCATCATTGCGTTGTCCAAAAAGTTCATCCCGATTAAGGTAAACCCTGAAAATCAAGAATACCCTGAGAATGTAGAAGCCGTGAGGCGGTATCAGGTTACCGGATTCCCAACAATCGTCTTCGCAAGTTCAGATGGCGGTATGATTGCGAAACAGGTAGGATTCATCTACCCGAATGACTTCGCACCCGTGATAGAAGCTGCATTGGAAAAAGAGCAAGCCTTCATGGAAAAACTTGCTAAACTCGATAAGACACCGGATGATGTCAAACTTAATTCTCAAGTTGCACTCACCTATCTGGAACGGATGCAGCTTGAAAAAGCGCTCCCGTTCAGTAAGAAAGCGTTTCAACACGACCCGAAAAATCGCACAGGTCTTATGCCAGACTTGCATAACCAACTCGGACTCGCTTATGCCGGAAAGGTTGAAGCGGCTATGGTTGGCGCACCTGAAGAAGCCGGGATGTACTTTGAAAAGGCGGTTTCGCACTTCAGAACTGTGATAGACGAGTACCCGAAGAGCGATGTCAAGGATCCCGCCCAGTATTATCTCGGTATAACGTACGCGATCAAAGGCGAGTTTGATGAGGCAATCTCGGTGCTTGAAAAGTTAGTCCATCATACCAGCGATGCGAATATCAAGCAGAACGCTGAAGCGATGTTGGAACGGGTGAAAGATTTGGCGGGTTCTAACTAACGATCTCCGATAGGTGCGGTTTTATGAAGATTAAAGTATTAATTCGGTAATTTTTGGATGGAGCCCGGTGCGGTTAGGAAACCGCACCTACCGGGCCTGGGGAAAGATAGAATTACCGAAATATTTTCTTAAACTTCATTCAACCGCACCTACAATTCCATTAACGCCGTAATCTCCCCCGGGGTCAGAAGTCGATACTGCCCCTGTGGGAGGTTACCCAATCGTAAATTACCGATCCGGACCCGCTGCAAACGGATTACCGGAAACCCCACGGCTTTAAACATCAGGCGCACCTGCCGTTTCTTCCCCTCGTGAATGACTACCTCAAACTTCGTTGACGCGCCATCTCTGCTTGTCTTCAAACGTTCAACTTTCGCTGGTGCCGTGGTCCCGCTCGGAATCGTGACACCTTCACGCAACCGTTGAACAGCGTTGTCGTTTGGCACGCCCTTCACCCATGCCAGATAGGTTTTCTCGATCTCGTGGCTCGGATGCAGCAACCGATAGGCAAAGTTCCCATCATTCGTGAAGAGGAGCAGCCCCTCGGTTTCCAAATCTAAACGCCCGACAGGGTAGATGCTATCAGGCAGGTCGGCGACGAGATTCATGACGGTAGGACGACCACGCTCATCGCTGCGTGTCGTTAAGTAGCCCGCAGGTTTGTTCAGCATCAGATAGATGTGTTCTGTCAGTGGTTCAACCCGTTTCCCTTCAAATTCAACCGTATCGGTCTCTACGTTAATCGGGTGTCCCGGGACCAAAACGGGGTCGCCGTTCACAGTGACCCGTCCGGCTTGGATACGCTTTTTCACCGCCCGTCGAGAGGCGATGCCTGAGGTAGCAATATACTTTTCAAGTCGCATGTTGGTTGATGGCTATTCCTCTATCTGCCATCCTTTTTCTGTAGCAATTCGCCGCAACTTTTGGTCCGGGTTAACGGCAACCGGATGTCCAAACAATTCTAACTTGTACGCGTCTGTGTGGTGATTCCCATACGCGTAAGAGTTACTGAGGTCGAGCCCATGTTCAGTTGCGAGTTGCTGGGCAAGTTTCGCTTTGTTTTCCGCAAAAGGGTGCAACCCGACACGCTGACCCGTAAGTTTCCCATCGACTACCTCTAATTCATGGGCAACCATTAAATCGGTTTGGAAGTGTTCGTGGAACGGTTGAACGAGGAACGACAACGATCCTGACATCAAAATAACCGTCCGCCCATCGGCTTGATGTGCGTGTATCAAGTTGGAAATATGGGACGCGATGCTCGGACGGAGTGTATCAACAAAGCAGCGTCGCGCAATCTCATTGAGGCGTTGCTGCGCCAAACCGCGAAGGTAAACTTTGTTGGATTTCGCCACCGGCACGGACTTAACCTTCAGAAGATTGGAGGTCCACTCAAGCAAATTTGGTATTGGGATCTCACCGTGGCTCAGGAGATAGGACAAAAAAACTTGTTCTGAGGAGACGCGGATAATCGTGCCATCTAAGTCGAAGATAGCGCATGTTTTAGATGTTGTCATGTTACCTGCTGCCCCAATGCGCGTCGATACGCTTTGACGGCAGCTTCCATGCCGATATAAAGCGCGTCTGCCATGAGATGGTGCCCGATAGAGACTTCAAGAAGCCCTGCTAATTTCTGCATCAGCGGTAGGTTATCAAGGTTCAGGTCGTGTCCGGCGTTGACACCAAGTCCCAAATCTACCGCCTTCGCCGCTGCGGTTTCTAACAGCGCGAATTCACGTTCAATTTCCGCTTCCGTTTCTGCCATTGCGTAAGG carries:
- a CDS encoding pseudouridine synthase translates to MRLEKYIATSGIASRRAVKKRIQAGRVTVNGDPVLVPGHPINVETDTVEFEGKRVEPLTEHIYLMLNKPAGYLTTRSDERGRPTVMNLVADLPDSIYPVGRLDLETEGLLLFTNDGNFAYRLLHPSHEIEKTYLAWVKGVPNDNAVQRLREGVTIPSGTTAPAKVERLKTSRDGASTKFEVVIHEGKKRQVRLMFKAVGFPVIRLQRVRIGNLRLGNLPQGQYRLLTPGEITALMEL
- a CDS encoding HAD-IB family hydrolase translates to MTTSKTCAIFDLDGTIIRVSSEQVFLSYLLSHGEIPIPNLLEWTSNLLKVKSVPVAKSNKVYLRGLAQQRLNEIARRCFVDTLRPSIASHISNLIHAHQADGRTVILMSGSLSFLVQPFHEHFQTDLMVAHELEVVDGKLTGQRVGLHPFAENKAKLAQQLATEHGLDLSNSYAYGNHHTDAYKLELFGHPVAVNPDQKLRRIATEKGWQIEE